Proteins encoded in a region of the Maniola jurtina chromosome 12, ilManJurt1.1, whole genome shotgun sequence genome:
- the LOC123870252 gene encoding uncharacterized protein K02A2.6-like isoform X1, giving the protein MNPHRGYHPWFPFLKKDKKSGDILLRGTRIVIPHLLRQRVLEAAHEGHPGIVAMKARLRTKVWWPRIDKDAERLVKACRGCTLVSNPTPPHPMKRRALPAEPWVDIAMDFLGPLPSHDYLLILVDYYSRYKEIKVVRSITSLDTIKVLKEIFSRLGYPATLTCDNGTQMTGEVFRKYCKECGIILYNTVPYWPQMNGEVERQNRDVLKRLKICQAENKDWKEDIFSYLMMYNSTPHSVTGKSPSELFYKRQFRDKIPAAPDMEYKAIDEEVRDRDLQKKEKGKEYADLKRKATDSNLEIGEKVLVKNLIKDNKLTSNFNPTTHTVTDVSGGDVNIRNDETGKEYRRNIVHLKKLNDSWTVVNQSSS; this is encoded by the exons ATGAACCCTCACCGTGGGTATCACCCATGGTTCCCGTTCTTAAAGAAGGACAAGAAGAG TGGAGATATCCTTCTTCGGGGAACTAGGATAGTTATACCTCATCTTCTGCGGCAACGAGTACTGGAAGCAGCTCATGAAGGCCATCCAGGCATAGTAGCAATGAAAGCTCGCCTCAGAACAAAGGTGTGGTGGCCTAGGATTGACAAAGATGCTGAACGATTAGTAAAAGCTTGCCGAGGATGTACGCTTGTATCAAATCCTACTCCGCCACATCCAATGAAGAGACGAGCACTTCCCGCTGAACCTTGGGTTGACATAGCGATGGACTTCTTGGGGCCGCTTCCTAGTCACGATTACCTGTTGATACTTGTTGATTACTATAGTAGATATAAAGAAATCAAAGTAGTGCGCAGTATTACTTCTCTTGATACGATAAAGGTGTTAAAAGAAATATTCTCCAGATTAGGTTATCCAGCAACCTTGACGTGTGATAATGGAACTCAGATGACTGGCGAGGTTTTCCGGAAATATTGTAAGGAATGTGGAATCATCCTATATAATACAGTTCCGTATTGGCCTCAAATGAACGGGGAAGTCGAGAGGCAAAATCGAGACGTTTTAAAACGTCTAAAAATTTGCCAAGCTGAAAACAAGGATTGGAAAGAGGACATTTTCAGTTATTTAATGATGTATAACAGTACGCCTCACTCTGTTACAGGCAAATCTCCCTCggagttattttataaaagacaGTTTAGAGACAAGATTCCAGCAGCACCAGATATGGAGTATAAGGCAATAGATGAAGAGGTAAGAGATAGAGACCTGCAAAAGAAGGAAAAAGGGAAAGAGTATGCAGATCTCAAAAGGAAAGCGACAGATAGCAACTTAGAAATAGGAGAAAAAGTATTAGTGAAAAATTTGATCAAAGATAATAAGTTAACCTCCAATTTCAATCCCACTACGCATACAGTTACGGATGTGAGTGGTGGTGATGTTAATATTAGGAATGATGAAACCGGAAAAGAATATCGGCGAAATATAGTccatttaaagaaattaaatgattCATGGACGGTTGTGAACCAGAGTAGCAGTTAG
- the LOC123870252 gene encoding uncharacterized protein LOC123870252 isoform X2 — MGSFDANISVIANKCIKGTIYVIRNGTRDLLGKETAIQLGVLKIGLQINSISNEKPSDKVFPKFKGVTVQIPIDQTVKPVIQPYRRVPIPLEEKVTKKLKELKDADIIEEVNEPSPWVSPMVPVLKEGQEEANLPRSYFIKDSLETRFQQHQIWSIRQ, encoded by the exons ATGGGCTCCTTTGACGCGAACATTTCAGTCATTGCTAATAAGTGTATAAAAGGTACCATCTATGTTATCAGAAACGGCACACGTGATTTATTAGGCAAGGAGACAGCAATTCAGTTAGGCGTGCTAAAAATTGGGCTTCAAATTAACTCAATAAGTAATGAGAAACCATCAGATAAAGTGTTTCCAAAGTTCAAAGGCGTAACGGTCCAAATCCCAATAGACCAAACAGTTAAACCAGTTATCCAGCCATATCGAAGAGTCCCCATTCCTTTAGAAGAAAAGGTTACCAAAAAATTAAAGGAACTTAAAGATGCGGATATCATTGAGGAAGTAAATGAACCCTCACCGTGGGTATCACCCATGGTTCCCGTTCTTAAAGAAGGACAAGAAGAG GCAAATCTCCCTCggagttattttataaaagacaGTTTAGAGACAAGATTCCAGCAGCACCAGATATGGAGTATAAGGCAATAG